The Pantoea vagans genome contains the following window.
AGCAGCCTCAGTCAGGTCAATATCAGCATCAAGGTGTCGGAACCTCGGCTGGTGCTGGAGATGATGGAGCAGGGTTTTGAAGGAGCGGCGTTTATGCCACGCTCAGAGTTTGTGCCCAGCCAGCAAGGTAAATACATGGTATGCCCGCTGGCGGAATCATTCGCTATCTATCATCCTGCGATTGTGACGCTGAGTACTGCGCAGGATCGTCTGTTATGGCCGCAGAAACATGAGGCCGAGGGTTAATTAGCTGCGGTCGCCATTAATGGCGACACCTACAAATGTGTGCTGCGGAATGTAGTGTGCGCATTTATGCGCACCTCGATTAGCCAGGCTTCTTCTTATCCACATGTCCCAGCTCGCGGTCGGGCCAGCAGAAATCGCGCACGCGCTGCTTCAGCGCCGCCGCATCCGGGAATCCGCCTTCCTGCTTACGCTCCCAAATCACCTGACCATCGATACTGATTTCAGACACACCACCAGTACCCGGTTTTAACGTCACTGCGCTTAAGTCTTCAGCAAAAGTATGTAACAACTCCTGCGCCATCCACGCCGATCGCAGCAGCCAGTTGCACTGAGTGCAGTAGTAAATGGTCACAGCCGGTTTTTGCGACATAACATGCCTCTTCTTAATTATTGATTATAAACAAGTTAACAAATTGTGCGGTCTAAGATACATCTTAGTGTAAAGTTTATTGATAATGATTACCAATTGCATTACATTCCTGACGAAATTATTTATTACATAAAATAAGTCCACACATTTTACGGTTTTTTAACGCATATCGCGTTTTTTTGGCGGCAATCCAGTGAGCGAATACTAACAATTAACCAGGTATTTCGCGCATGTCTTCACTCTTTCAGGGAATGACCCAGCAACGTCTGTTTAAAGTTGCCATTTTGTCTTCCGCTATACACGCCGTTTGCAGCTATGCCGCCAGCGACAACACGACACTTGCCCTATCTTCTGATAAAACCACGGCTGCTGAACCCGTTATGACGGTAACAGCGCCGAAACTGGAAAAACAGGCCGGAAGCAAAAGCACCATTACCGCCGCTGATATGCAGCGCGATGGTGGCAACGATTTCGGTACCATCATGCGTTACGAACCGGGCGTCACCGCGACTGGTGCGAGCGGTGGATCTTCAGCGGGTAAAAGCGGCTTCGACCGCGCAGGTTACACCGGCTATAACATCCGTGGTCTGGAGAGCAACCGTGTCGATATCAACGTCGATGGGGTTTCGCTGCCGGATGCCACAGGACGTAGCTATGTCAGCCGCGCCGGTTTAGATACCTTTGGCATTGGCCGTGACTACATCGATCCTTACATGTTTGGTCGCGTGGATATCGATAAAGGCGCCACCTCCGTTGATCAAGCGAATACCGCTATCGGCGGCGCAGTGTCATTCCGTAACAAGACACCAGATGACCACCTGCGCCCAGGCAAAGAAACCTACTTTGGTTATCAGAGTGATTTCGACTCTTCCAACCGTAGCTGGCATAACGGCATCACCGCTGCAGCGGGCGATCAGGAGCTGCGCGGCATCTTTGTTTACAGCCGCCGCGATGGTCAGGAAACGCAGAATAACGATGCCAGCCGTGGCGCTTATCCCGCCAATTGGCACTCTGACGCACTGCTGGGCAGCGTGGTGTGGGAGCCAAATGACGCGCACAAAATCACCGGTACCGCAGACTTCTACCACAAAACCAATCATACCCATTACGACAGCTGGGATACCTCCGGCAATACCGTTTATGGCACCGCGCAGCAGCAGAGCGATACCCGTCGCTTTGGCTTGAGCCTGGCGGACGAATACACGCCGTATAACGATTTCATCGACAGCCTGAATACGCGTATCTATTGGCAGCACACCGAAGCGCATGACAACACCTACATGCCTTCCAGCGCGTCAGCCTATGAAACGGTTTATTCGGACTACAATACCGACAGCTATGGCTTCGAAACGCGTCTGGCGAAAACCCTGGGCCGCCATGAAATCAGTGCGGGCCTGAATGGTCGTTTGGAAGATACCGAACGTCCATTCCGTCAATCGCCAACGCCAAGTACTTTCAGTGTGATCATGCAGCCAGAAGCGGACAGCCGCAGCTACACGCTGGGCGGTTTCGTGCAGGATAAGATCAACTTTGATCTGGATAGCCACAATCTGTCGGTGATCCCTGGCGTGCGCGTTGCGTACCAGAATACCAAACCGCAGAACCTCAGCAGCCTGACCACCGGCAGTACCGTACTGACCGAATCAGAAGTGGAAACGCTGTACGGCTCGGGCAACAGTGATACTCAGGTATTGCCGTCACTGGCATTCCAGTACGAGCTGACGCCAAACCTGATGACCTACCTGCAATACAAGCGTGGCGCGCAGTTCCCGAACGCCAGCCAGCTGTATGGTTCATGGAACCTTGGTTCCAGCTACGCGGGCAGCCAGCAGTACGCGCTGATCGGTAATCCGGATCTGAAAACTGAAACCAGTAACAACTTCGA
Protein-coding sequences here:
- a CDS encoding TonB-dependent hemoglobin/transferrin/lactoferrin family receptor, translated to MSSLFQGMTQQRLFKVAILSSAIHAVCSYAASDNTTLALSSDKTTAAEPVMTVTAPKLEKQAGSKSTITAADMQRDGGNDFGTIMRYEPGVTATGASGGSSAGKSGFDRAGYTGYNIRGLESNRVDINVDGVSLPDATGRSYVSRAGLDTFGIGRDYIDPYMFGRVDIDKGATSVDQANTAIGGAVSFRNKTPDDHLRPGKETYFGYQSDFDSSNRSWHNGITAAAGDQELRGIFVYSRRDGQETQNNDASRGAYPANWHSDALLGSVVWEPNDAHKITGTADFYHKTNHTHYDSWDTSGNTVYGTAQQQSDTRRFGLSLADEYTPYNDFIDSLNTRIYWQHTEAHDNTYMPSSASAYETVYSDYNTDSYGFETRLAKTLGRHEISAGLNGRLEDTERPFRQSPTPSTFSVIMQPEADSRSYTLGGFVQDKINFDLDSHNLSVIPGVRVAYQNTKPQNLSSLTTGSTVLTESEVETLYGSGNSDTQVLPSLAFQYELTPNLMTYLQYKRGAQFPNASQLYGSWNLGSSYAGSQQYALIGNPDLKTETSNNFEWGLKGQPTEGVVMNTAVYYNAYKNFIAYNRYMRSSNPEKFTNVPSNIYTTYQAENRDKAYIYGAELSGKVNFGTWFEEVQGLSARFAFSYNEGKSKSSYLGDRYVDLESVPPMKAVLGLGWDAPQNEYGAAVTATFVKGKKATATNRQSYTNTGTALTDSTTDYERVPGYGMVDLTAYWQVMKNVKLSGGVYNLTDRKYWDYLSSREMTSDTAQDRNDIALATQPGRTFQLGVNVDF
- a CDS encoding SelT/SelW/SelH family protein; this encodes MSQKPAVTIYYCTQCNWLLRSAWMAQELLHTFAEDLSAVTLKPGTGGVSEISIDGQVIWERKQEGGFPDAAALKQRVRDFCWPDRELGHVDKKKPG